From one Nilaparvata lugens isolate BPH chromosome 2, ASM1435652v1, whole genome shotgun sequence genomic stretch:
- the LOC111051069 gene encoding uncharacterized protein LOC111051069, protein MDSCFTSFFFRIHKFARKNKLSIEKRNSLQDDELIAIDAMDFLDISIPPDQDWRTRARKYQQNQYNSLGDRYWDIVPDHLLDRKIGFALYGIPTEIKDSDLNYSEEKTNHINKLKNHIISLKEDNSSEETHLACIFIYVHSKEGDNVAVVFRLLNNVNENLDDFLFVDANCRTYKCWNDFLNNNELPRCVMCYPLNGFYSASNGFVDVGFCKSPASEMSRNILTGLDITSSMLGLGATGVSLASLAIPIAAPFVWGATATIIASGAYDLGRGVNRLVDIGVHKESLSLKNPKSRKVWLDVITSTVGIASVGVTKGLSVIRAGQAVTQSEAVAMRIINFSSLAFSGISGVNTLITVIVKVLDGTLEMSDILQFSSACYFFLNALLSIDLANRMIEEIASSDDLTNLFFSTNNTDFSVVKSITQFFDTNTYEILRRLVLGSIINFMPNMNLSDLETIAKRISGLIDAHSSGMKWNKFAIEMISISEFIWKSFGKEILHAIDKLRELFHAEDWKSVFTSASQKHFLDSNLDVARQLCLAAQKAIKHCTGKDADDAAMRKILMLASDFNSKYPADCSIEFLNMTKFVCDSLAEEFDEIMSKYLYSLDEAHANSTDFDHENFNKKYGIEEKTEVRSVFISIAIKRLATEERMKKMMDDYTEMSKLCDHPKNGIPSMETSMSYHYMYSEPHGQYKFSDSHYWQKLNEITGLNLTTENASMLKEKGIIMIRPKNEDNSIKAIIFYSTKVDDCMMGILTVIKNNSPIIAE, encoded by the coding sequence ATTTCCATACCACCTGACCAGGACTGGAGAACTAGAGCCAGAAAATATCAACAAAACCAGTACAACTCTCTGGGTGACAGGTATTGGGACATAGTCCCCGATCATCTACTCGATAGGAAAATAGGATTCGCTCTCTATGGTATACCCACAGAAATTAAAGACTCTGATTTAAATTATTCTGAAGAAAAAACAAAtcatatcaataaattgaagaatcatattatttctttgAAGGAAGATAATAGTTCTGAGGAAACACACTTAGCATGCATTTTTATATATGTGCATAGCAAGGAAGGTGACAACGTTGCAGTTGTGTTTCGACTGTTGAATAATGTCAACGAGAATTTGGATGATTTTTTGTTCGTAGATGCTAATTGTCGTACATATAAGTGTTGGAatgattttttgaataataatgagttACCAAGATGTGTGATGTGCTATCCGTTGAACGGATTCTACTCGGCTAGTAATGGTTTTGTGGATGTTGGCTTCTGTAAATCTCCAGCAAGCGAGATGAGTAGAAACATACTGACTGGTTTAGATATTACCAGTTCGATGCTGGGCCTGGGTGCAACAGGGGTTAGTTTGGCTTCTCTGGCAATTCCAATTGCAGCACCTTTTGTCTGGGGCGCAACAGCTACTATTATAGCCTCTGGTGCTTATGATTTGGGGAGAGGTGTCAACAGGCTGGTGGATATTGGTGTGCATAAAGAGAGTTTGAGTCTGAAGAATCCGAAATCGAGGAAAGTGTGGTTGGATGTTATCACTTCTACAGTTGGCATCGCTTCGGTCGGTGTCACTAAAGGACTGTCAGTGATCAGAGCTGGTCAGGCAGTTACCCAGAGTGAAGCTGTAGCTATGAGAATCATCAACTTCTCTTCACTGGCGTTCAGTGGCATAAGCGGTGTCAATACTCTTATCACAGTTATTGTAAAAGTCCTGGATGGAACTCTAGAAATGTCCGATATTTTGCAGTTTTCAAGTGCCTGCTACTTTTTCCTCAATGCCTTGCTATCAATAGACCTAGCTAATCGAATGATTGAGGAGATTGCTTCCTCTGACGATCTCACAAACCTCTTTTTCTCCACTAATAACACCGATTTCAGTGTTGTCAAATCTATCACACAATTTTTCGACACAAACACCTACGAAATTCTACGTAGACTAGTTCTGGGATCCATAATCAATTTTATGCCCAACATGAATTTATCCGACTTGGAAACAATTGCTAAACGTATCAGTGGCCTTATAGATGCTCATTCATCTGGAATGAAATGGAACAAATTTGCTATTGAAATGATATCTATTTCAGAGTTCATATGGAAAAGTTTTGGGAAAGAGATTTTGCATGCGATTGATAAGTTGCGTGAATTGTTCCATGCAGAAGATTGGAAATCTGTTTTTACATCGGCATCGCAGAAACATTTTCTGGACTCAAATCTTGATGTAGCCAGGCAGCTGTGTTTGGCTGCTCAAAAAGCAATCAAACATTGTACTGGCAAGGATGCAGATGACGCAGCTATGAGGAAAATTCTAATGCTGGCTAGTGATTTCAATTCTAAATATCCAGCGGATTGTTCAATCGAATTTCTAAACATGACAAAATTTGTTTGCGACTCTTTAGCTGAagaatttgatgaaataatgagtaaatatttgtATTCTCTAGATGAAGCACATGCGAATTCAACTGATTTCGATCACGAAAATTTCAACAAGAAGTATGGAATCGAAGAAAAAACCGAAGTAAGAAGCGTTTTTATTAGCATTGCAATCAAACGTTTGGCGACCGAAGAACGGATGAAAAAAATGATGGACGATTACACTGAAATGTCAAAGTTGTGTGATCACCCAAAAAATGGAATTCCCAGCATGGAAACTAGCATGAGTTATCATTATATGTATAGTGAACCAcatggacaatacaaattctCAGACAGTCATTACTGGCAAAAGTTGAATGAGATTACTGGATTGAATCTTACCACTGAAAACGCAAGTATGTTGAAAGAGAAGGGTATCATTATGATACGTCCCAAGAATGAGGATAACAGTATTAaagcaataatattttatagcaCCAAAGTAGATGATTGTATGATGGGAATACTCACCGTTATCAAAAATAACTCTCCAATTATTGCAGAATGA